In a single window of the Pontibacter russatus genome:
- a CDS encoding S46 family peptidase — MLKRILALLLFVSLSVPFTAKADEGMWLPMLIKRLNHTDMQKMGLQLTAEEIYSVNNSSLKDAIVQFGGFCTGEFVSPQGLLLTNHHCGFSAIQSHSTPTDDYLTNGFWATSKEQELPNEGLYVDILHHMDDVTAKVLEGIDGSTPEEQRQQLVAQRTEAIAKAAAENGKYVTYVRDFYNGNEFYLFVYNRYNDVRLVGAPPSSIGKYGGDTDNWMWPRHTGDFSMFRVYTAPDGSPAPYAENNVPFKPKHHLPINIGDKDPGDFTMVFGFPGRTKRYMTSHGLKLEVNQLNKSRIKLREDKLALWKEEMDKSDETRIKYASKYASTSNYYKYSIGQNEGIKRMRTIEGKLVGEDKFQAWANADPQRKAIYGNVLNDIAEAYKNIEQYNLGTVYLNEAVLGTESLLMAYRLTPLYNALKSGNKDAARAAATDVQPRVDDFLKDYYLPADKKVFAALMKYYYEDIAKEQQPEYFKNLVKKYNGNFGKLADYVYSNSLVVDAQKLNSFLKNPTQKALENDPAFQLVNAIIENYRSNIAPKLAESNAKLDKANRLYIAGLRQMNPDKVFYPDANSTLRLSYGTVKEYSPQDGVLYNYYTTLEGAMAKADSTNEEFIVPDKLTQLYEAKDYGRYANEEGELVVNFITDNDITGGNSGSPVINGKGELIGLAFDGNWEAMTGDLVYDPEFKRCINVDSRYVLFIIDKYAGAQNLIDEMTIVDTESPGAGDAAEPVAETPQAELLRAVVDEAQQRLQNGKEEFKIQKKKGDVKVKLQVQD; from the coding sequence ATGCTTAAAAGAATCCTTGCACTACTACTTTTCGTGTCGCTGAGCGTGCCTTTCACCGCCAAAGCAGACGAAGGAATGTGGCTGCCGATGCTCATCAAGCGTCTGAACCACACAGACATGCAGAAAATGGGCCTGCAGCTGACCGCCGAAGAAATTTACTCCGTCAACAACTCCAGCCTGAAAGACGCCATCGTGCAGTTCGGCGGTTTCTGTACCGGTGAGTTCGTCTCGCCCCAGGGCCTGCTGCTCACCAACCACCACTGCGGCTTCAGCGCCATCCAGTCGCACTCCACCCCGACGGACGACTACCTCACCAACGGCTTCTGGGCCACCTCTAAAGAGCAGGAACTGCCAAACGAGGGCCTCTATGTCGATATTCTGCACCACATGGACGACGTTACTGCCAAAGTGCTGGAGGGCATCGACGGCAGCACCCCCGAGGAGCAGCGCCAGCAACTGGTTGCGCAGCGCACGGAGGCCATCGCCAAAGCAGCCGCCGAGAACGGCAAGTACGTAACCTACGTGCGCGATTTCTACAACGGAAACGAGTTTTACCTGTTTGTGTACAACCGCTACAACGATGTGCGCCTGGTAGGTGCGCCGCCGTCCTCTATCGGTAAATATGGCGGCGACACCGACAACTGGATGTGGCCGCGTCACACCGGCGACTTCTCCATGTTCCGGGTATATACCGCTCCGGACGGCTCTCCGGCTCCTTACGCCGAGAACAACGTACCGTTCAAGCCCAAGCACCACCTGCCCATCAACATCGGCGACAAAGACCCCGGCGATTTCACGATGGTGTTCGGTTTCCCGGGCCGTACCAAGCGCTATATGACCTCGCACGGCCTGAAGCTGGAAGTAAACCAGCTGAACAAGTCCCGTATCAAGCTGCGCGAAGACAAGCTAGCCCTTTGGAAAGAGGAGATGGACAAGAGCGACGAAACCCGCATCAAGTATGCCTCCAAGTACGCCTCCACCTCCAACTACTACAAATACTCTATCGGCCAGAACGAGGGCATCAAGCGCATGCGCACCATCGAGGGCAAGTTAGTGGGCGAGGATAAATTCCAGGCCTGGGCCAATGCCGACCCGCAGCGCAAAGCCATATATGGTAACGTGCTGAATGATATAGCCGAGGCTTACAAAAACATCGAGCAATATAACCTGGGAACAGTATATCTGAACGAAGCCGTGCTGGGCACCGAGTCGCTGCTGATGGCGTACCGCCTGACACCACTGTATAACGCCCTGAAATCAGGGAACAAGGATGCTGCCCGTGCAGCAGCGACAGACGTGCAGCCGCGCGTGGACGACTTTTTGAAAGACTACTACCTGCCAGCCGACAAGAAAGTGTTTGCTGCGCTGATGAAGTATTATTATGAAGACATCGCCAAAGAGCAGCAGCCAGAGTATTTCAAGAACCTGGTGAAGAAGTATAACGGCAACTTCGGGAAGCTGGCGGATTATGTGTACAGTAACTCGCTGGTGGTGGATGCGCAGAAGCTGAACAGCTTCCTGAAGAACCCGACGCAGAAGGCGCTGGAGAACGACCCAGCCTTCCAGCTAGTGAACGCCATCATCGAGAACTACCGCAGCAACATCGCGCCGAAACTGGCCGAGAGCAATGCCAAACTGGACAAGGCAAACCGCCTGTACATTGCCGGGCTGCGCCAGATGAACCCGGACAAAGTGTTTTACCCGGACGCTAACTCCACGCTGCGCCTGAGCTACGGCACCGTGAAAGAGTACAGTCCGCAGGACGGCGTGCTCTATAACTACTACACCACGCTGGAGGGGGCAATGGCAAAGGCAGATTCTACGAACGAGGAGTTTATAGTGCCTGACAAGCTGACTCAACTCTATGAAGCCAAAGACTACGGCCGCTACGCCAACGAGGAGGGCGAGTTGGTTGTAAACTTTATCACCGACAACGACATTACGGGCGGCAACTCCGGTTCGCCGGTCATCAACGGAAAGGGAGAACTCATCGGGCTGGCCTTCGACGGCAACTGGGAGGCCATGACAGGCGACCTGGTATATGACCCGGAATTCAAGCGCTGCATCAACGTGGACTCCCGCTACGTGCTGTTCATCATCGACAAGTATGCGGGAGCGCAGAACCTGATTGATGAGATGACGATTGTGGATACCGAAAGCCCCGGTGCCGGCGACGCGGCCGAACCTGTGGCTGAAACCCCGCAGGCCGAACTGCTCCGGGCTGTGGTGGATGAGGCACAGCAAAGATTGCAAAACGGCAAGGAAGAGTTCAAGATTCAGAAAAAGAAAGGTGATGTGAAGGTGAAGCTACAGGTGCAGGACTAA
- the yidD gene encoding membrane protein insertion efficiency factor YidD, with protein sequence MAWILKKIVLALIWLYQHMISPLTPASCRYTPTCSTYAVQAVNRYGPFKGGWLALKRIGRCHPWGGSGYDPVP encoded by the coding sequence ATGGCCTGGATTCTGAAGAAAATCGTGCTGGCGCTGATCTGGTTGTACCAACACATGATATCGCCGCTCACGCCTGCCAGCTGCCGCTACACGCCCACCTGCTCTACTTACGCGGTGCAGGCCGTGAACCGGTACGGCCCCTTTAAAGGCGGTTGGCTCGCCCTGAAGCGCATCGGCCGCTGCCATCCCTGGGGCGGCAGCGGGTATGACCCCGTGCCTTAG
- a CDS encoding DUF6334 family protein — MESTVDLEALAGKEVTLAFALHDLEFGWLRQVVFLVEDVYLVITVDADTDEVLLSLLPELDFTALEQQFSRTQISNQRKRISWLWRMTNQRGYEDGFQVEFDDAEGTNVQLVAEESRLYITMFRRG, encoded by the coding sequence ATGGAAAGCACTGTTGACTTAGAAGCACTTGCCGGGAAGGAGGTAACACTCGCCTTTGCCCTGCACGACCTGGAATTTGGCTGGCTCCGGCAGGTGGTGTTTCTGGTGGAGGATGTATACTTGGTTATAACCGTGGATGCGGACACGGATGAAGTGCTGCTGTCCCTGCTGCCGGAACTTGATTTTACCGCCCTGGAGCAGCAGTTCAGCCGGACCCAGATTTCCAACCAGCGCAAAAGAATCAGCTGGCTGTGGCGCATGACCAACCAACGCGGCTATGAAGACGGGTTTCAGGTGGAGTTTGACGACGCGGAGGGAACAAACGTGCAGTTGGTGGCGGAAGAGTCGCGGCTATATATAACCATGTTCCGCAGGGGATAA
- a CDS encoding peptidylprolyl isomerase, which produces MNRAFTFSLAFALVSLTACQYLPLRRAEAPKPAANKFSDGTLRQIYTLQDERNTTGLLPFLSNPSPQYRTAAALAFASVQDTLAVPTLVHLLADTAVAVRRAAAYALGQTGSAQAEQELISHLKQEQAPEVQAALLEAVGKVSTPAGTVFLNSYMPPNPVARTGQAWGLYRAGLRQQVTQQGTAEAVHLLAEANPYETRLAAAHYLARTPKIDLTPYRRDLLTAATSDKAPDVRMAVVQSLAKVRARDKAQFLSNILQSDPDYRVRLSAVRAMTGLDYPEIEQAVLAALQDQNINTAIATAEFLVANPNGVAVAPLQQLLPRLQDARVRGNLIWVILHNSPPHGIAYLNSRYKQQYQNARTPYEKAYLLRALSGDYGNYRYIADEMFAAQEPAVATAAMDALMLMRQQPDFPKRLEEEFAGILRRAVGTGDVALVGMAAAAIRAPKLNLRLFYRDYSFLAQAQQKLQLPRDMETYTEIQKTLDYLNNQPESAPSQNPFTHPIDWSLVQTIPADQQVVLHTQKGDITLQLFVEDAPGSVANFVELAQQNFYDSLYFHRVVPNFVVQGGDRRGDGWGSSDYSIRSELAPLRYMEGYIGMASAGKDTESNQWFITHSPAPHLDGRYTIFAKVVAGMDIVHQLEVGDRILDVELKQSETSPITAK; this is translated from the coding sequence ATGAACAGAGCCTTTACATTCAGCCTCGCGTTTGCCCTTGTTTCCCTCACCGCGTGCCAGTACCTGCCGCTGCGGCGGGCCGAGGCGCCGAAGCCCGCCGCCAACAAGTTTTCGGACGGCACCCTCCGGCAGATTTACACCCTGCAGGACGAGCGCAACACCACCGGCCTGCTGCCTTTTCTGAGTAACCCTTCGCCGCAATACCGCACCGCCGCGGCCCTGGCTTTCGCCTCAGTGCAGGACACGCTGGCGGTGCCCACTCTGGTACACCTGCTGGCCGACACCGCCGTGGCCGTGCGCCGGGCCGCCGCCTACGCCCTCGGCCAGACCGGGAGCGCGCAGGCCGAGCAAGAGCTGATAAGCCATCTGAAGCAGGAGCAAGCCCCGGAGGTGCAGGCTGCGCTGCTGGAGGCGGTCGGCAAAGTGTCCACACCGGCAGGCACTGTCTTCCTGAACTCCTATATGCCGCCGAACCCAGTCGCCAGAACGGGCCAGGCCTGGGGGCTGTACCGCGCCGGGCTACGGCAGCAGGTCACGCAGCAGGGAACCGCCGAGGCCGTACACCTGCTGGCGGAAGCCAACCCGTATGAGACCCGGCTGGCGGCCGCGCACTACCTGGCCCGCACACCCAAAATAGACTTGACCCCCTACCGCAGGGATTTGCTCACAGCGGCCACCTCCGACAAAGCGCCGGATGTGCGCATGGCCGTAGTGCAGTCGCTGGCGAAGGTGCGGGCACGCGACAAGGCGCAGTTCCTGTCCAACATCCTGCAAAGCGACCCCGACTACCGCGTGCGCCTGAGTGCGGTGCGGGCGATGACGGGGCTTGATTACCCGGAGATTGAGCAGGCGGTGCTGGCCGCCCTGCAGGACCAGAATATCAACACGGCCATAGCCACCGCCGAGTTTCTGGTGGCAAACCCCAACGGCGTGGCGGTGGCCCCGCTCCAGCAGCTTCTGCCGCGGCTGCAGGACGCCCGCGTGCGCGGCAACCTTATCTGGGTGATTTTGCACAACAGCCCCCCGCACGGCATTGCCTACCTGAACAGCCGCTATAAGCAGCAGTACCAGAACGCCCGCACCCCCTACGAGAAGGCCTACCTCCTCCGGGCGCTCTCCGGCGACTACGGCAACTACCGGTATATAGCAGACGAGATGTTCGCGGCGCAGGAGCCCGCGGTGGCCACTGCCGCCATGGACGCCCTGATGCTGATGCGCCAGCAGCCCGATTTTCCGAAGAGGCTGGAGGAGGAGTTTGCCGGCATCCTCCGGCGGGCCGTGGGCACCGGCGACGTGGCCCTCGTGGGCATGGCCGCCGCCGCCATCCGGGCCCCGAAGCTCAACCTGCGCCTATTTTACCGCGACTACAGCTTCCTGGCGCAGGCGCAGCAGAAACTGCAGCTGCCCCGCGACATGGAAACCTACACCGAGATTCAGAAAACGCTGGACTACCTGAACAACCAGCCCGAGAGCGCCCCATCGCAGAACCCCTTCACGCACCCCATCGACTGGAGCCTGGTGCAGACTATCCCCGCTGACCAGCAGGTGGTGCTGCACACCCAGAAAGGCGACATCACGCTTCAGCTGTTTGTGGAGGATGCCCCGGGCTCAGTGGCTAACTTCGTGGAGCTGGCACAGCAAAACTTCTACGACAGCCTCTACTTTCACCGGGTGGTGCCCAACTTTGTGGTGCAGGGCGGCGACAGGCGCGGCGACGGCTGGGGCAGCTCCGACTACTCCATCCGCTCCGAGCTGGCCCCGCTGCGCTATATGGAGGGATATATAGGCATGGCCTCCGCCGGAAAGGACACCGAAAGCAACCAGTGGTTCATCACCCACTCCCCCGCCCCGCACCTCGACGGCCGCTACACGATTTTTGCCAAGGTAGTGGCTGGCATGGACATCGTGCATCAACTGGAAGTAGGCGACCGCATACTGGACGTGGAACTGAAGCAATCTGAAACCAGCCCCATCACCGCAAAATGA
- the epsC gene encoding serine O-acetyltransferase EpsC, which produces MNSQFINTLFRRHQEARHQVPSSAICNLMEGVLQLLFPALADERFETVRELEEYAGSLQQNLMRVLSGMEQQLPMPPEEVARQMMQHLPQIHQLLLLDAEAIAAGDPAAQSVEEVIRTYPGFKAVAIHRMAHELYRLQVPLLPRVLAEYAHARTGIDIHPGAQIGTHFCIDHGTGIVIGETCVIGDYVKLYQGVTLGALSVDKAMANIKRHPTIEHHVVIYAGATILGGNTVVGAYSTIGGNVWLTESVPAYSRVYHQPQINVRRSADPADVVNFSI; this is translated from the coding sequence ATGAACAGTCAGTTTATAAACACGCTCTTTCGGCGGCACCAGGAGGCAAGGCACCAGGTGCCCTCCTCGGCCATATGCAACCTGATGGAGGGTGTGCTCCAATTGCTTTTCCCGGCTTTGGCCGATGAGCGCTTCGAGACGGTGCGGGAACTGGAAGAGTACGCCGGCAGCCTGCAGCAAAACCTGATGCGCGTGCTCTCGGGCATGGAGCAGCAGTTGCCCATGCCCCCGGAGGAGGTGGCCCGGCAGATGATGCAGCACCTGCCCCAGATACACCAGTTGCTGCTGCTCGACGCGGAAGCCATTGCTGCCGGGGACCCTGCGGCGCAGAGCGTGGAGGAAGTCATCCGGACCTACCCGGGCTTTAAGGCGGTGGCCATCCACCGGATGGCCCACGAACTGTACCGGCTGCAGGTGCCGCTGCTGCCGCGGGTGCTGGCCGAGTACGCCCACGCCCGGACCGGCATCGACATCCACCCTGGCGCCCAAATCGGCACGCACTTCTGCATCGACCACGGCACCGGCATCGTGATCGGGGAGACGTGCGTCATCGGCGACTATGTGAAGCTGTACCAGGGCGTGACGCTGGGTGCCCTGAGCGTGGACAAGGCCATGGCCAACATCAAGCGCCACCCCACCATTGAGCACCACGTGGTGATATATGCGGGGGCCACCATACTGGGCGGCAACACCGTGGTGGGCGCCTACAGCACCATCGGGGGTAACGTATGGCTTACGGAGAGCGTACCAGCGTATTCGAGGGTGTACCACCAGCCGCAGATTAACGTGCGCCGCTCCGCCGACCCGGCTGACGTTGTGAATTTTTCCATTTAA
- the cysK gene encoding cysteine synthase A encodes MKAKSVLEVIGNTPHVRINRLFGDRNVEVWMKQERANPGGSIKDRIALAMIEDAERKGLLNEDSVIVEPTSGNTGVGLAMVAAVKGYQVVLVMPESMSIERRRLMAAYGAKLELTPREKGMKGSIARAQEILQENDKAWMPMQFDNEANTQIHIDTTAQEILDDFPEGLDYIITGVGTGGHITAVAKVLKGRFPNLKVFAVEPSASPVLSGGQPGPHPIQGVGAGFIPSIMDTTLLDGVIQVNADDAFDYTRRAAREEGLFVGISSGSSLAAVAQKIEEGVPEGSRILTFSYDTGERYLSVEGLFV; translated from the coding sequence ATGAAAGCGAAATCAGTACTCGAAGTTATCGGCAACACGCCGCATGTGCGCATCAACAGGCTCTTCGGCGATAGGAACGTGGAGGTGTGGATGAAGCAGGAGCGGGCCAACCCAGGCGGCAGCATCAAAGACCGCATCGCGCTGGCCATGATTGAAGACGCGGAGCGCAAGGGCCTGCTGAACGAAGACAGCGTGATCGTGGAGCCGACCTCCGGCAACACCGGCGTGGGCCTGGCGATGGTGGCCGCGGTAAAAGGCTATCAGGTGGTGCTGGTGATGCCGGAGTCGATGTCGATTGAGCGCCGCCGCCTGATGGCCGCCTATGGCGCCAAACTGGAGCTGACGCCGCGCGAGAAGGGCATGAAAGGCTCGATAGCCCGCGCCCAGGAGATACTGCAGGAAAACGACAAGGCCTGGATGCCCATGCAGTTCGACAACGAGGCCAACACGCAGATCCATATCGACACCACCGCCCAGGAGATCCTCGACGACTTCCCCGAAGGGCTGGATTATATCATCACCGGCGTGGGCACGGGGGGGCACATCACGGCAGTGGCCAAAGTGCTGAAGGGCCGCTTCCCGAACCTGAAGGTGTTTGCGGTAGAGCCTTCTGCCTCGCCTGTGCTGAGCGGCGGACAGCCCGGACCGCACCCGATACAGGGCGTGGGCGCCGGCTTTATCCCTTCCATCATGGATACCACTTTACTTGATGGCGTGATTCAGGTAAACGCCGATGACGCGTTTGACTACACCCGGCGCGCTGCCCGCGAGGAAGGTCTGTTTGTGGGCATCTCCTCGGGCTCGTCGCTGGCGGCCGTGGCGCAGAAAATAGAGGAGGGCGTACCCGAAGGCTCCCGTATCCTCACCTTCAGCTATGACACCGGCGAGCGCTACCTCTCCGTAGAGGGATTGTTTGTGTAG
- a CDS encoding outer membrane protein assembly factor BamB family protein, translating to MKRLLLPVLVIVILVAGLLLWAPWADAPAASELSASGRDWREYQGGPGRNQYSTLNQITPANVQQLEMAWQYHTGDTGQIQCNPIIVNGVLFGMTATTQPFAVEAATGREIWRKRAEGANDLSTSRGLVYWEKGEDKRILYTSGEWLYAVEAATGKPVAAFGENGRTSLKAGLGETAAKKMVISNTPGTVYEDLIIMPLRVSEGSDASLGHVQAFNIRTGELAWAFHTIPQPGEYGYDTWPKDAYKNTEVGAGNNWAGMAVDRERGIVYVPTGSAAFDFYGGNRKGSNLFANTLLALNAKTGERIWHYQLVHHDILDRDPPAPPNLVTITRNGKKVDAVAQVTKQGYVFVFDRETGEPLFPIEERPVPASDIPGEEAWPTQPFPTKPAPYARQKFTEADISPYAENREELVKQLRNSRSEGPFTPLSANGTVIYPGLDGGAEWGGAAADPEGILYLNSSEMAWHIALGSSVSEEELASLSLGKRMYTLNCTPCHGAEREGNPSSGFPSLVDISSRREREHVANVITKGKGMMPAFSKLSEEEKKALVGFLYGEEEAQPVITKEPGLEKEANKKLPYQISGYTKFLDSKGYPAVRPPWGTLNAIDLNTGEYVWKVPYGEYPELMAKGIPQTGAESYGGPVVTASGLLFIAGTKDGKFRAYDKKTGKLLWETQLPAAAFATPSTYEVNGKQYVVIACGGTKLGAAGGDSYVAFALPEVD from the coding sequence ATGAAACGACTTCTCCTGCCCGTCCTTGTCATAGTTATTCTGGTTGCCGGGCTGCTGCTGTGGGCGCCATGGGCAGATGCCCCCGCTGCGTCCGAACTCTCTGCCTCAGGGCGGGACTGGCGCGAATACCAGGGCGGGCCCGGGCGGAACCAGTACTCCACACTAAACCAGATTACCCCCGCTAACGTGCAGCAATTGGAGATGGCCTGGCAGTACCATACCGGCGACACGGGCCAGATACAGTGTAACCCGATTATTGTGAACGGGGTGCTCTTTGGCATGACGGCCACCACACAGCCTTTCGCGGTAGAGGCGGCCACAGGAAGAGAAATCTGGCGGAAGCGGGCGGAAGGCGCGAATGATTTAAGCACGAGCCGCGGCCTGGTGTACTGGGAGAAGGGCGAAGACAAGCGCATCCTGTACACCAGCGGCGAGTGGCTCTACGCCGTGGAAGCCGCCACCGGGAAGCCTGTCGCGGCATTCGGGGAAAATGGCCGCACCAGCCTGAAAGCAGGGCTCGGGGAAACAGCCGCGAAGAAGATGGTGATCTCCAACACGCCCGGCACCGTCTACGAAGACCTCATCATCATGCCGCTGCGGGTGTCAGAAGGTTCAGATGCTTCTTTAGGGCATGTTCAGGCGTTCAATATCCGAACCGGAGAACTGGCCTGGGCTTTCCACACCATTCCGCAGCCGGGCGAGTACGGCTACGACACCTGGCCGAAAGATGCCTACAAGAACACGGAAGTGGGCGCTGGCAACAACTGGGCGGGCATGGCTGTGGACCGTGAAAGGGGCATCGTGTATGTCCCGACCGGCTCGGCCGCCTTCGATTTCTACGGGGGCAACCGCAAGGGCAGCAACCTTTTCGCCAACACCCTCCTGGCCCTCAACGCCAAAACCGGCGAGCGCATCTGGCACTACCAACTGGTGCATCACGACATTCTGGACCGCGACCCGCCCGCGCCGCCCAACCTGGTGACCATTACCCGCAACGGCAAGAAAGTGGACGCGGTGGCCCAGGTAACCAAGCAGGGCTATGTCTTTGTGTTCGACAGGGAAACGGGAGAGCCGCTCTTCCCGATTGAGGAACGGCCGGTGCCGGCATCCGATATACCGGGCGAAGAGGCGTGGCCTACGCAGCCTTTCCCCACCAAGCCTGCGCCCTATGCCCGGCAAAAGTTTACCGAAGCGGATATCAGCCCCTATGCGGAGAACCGGGAAGAGCTCGTGAAGCAATTACGGAACAGCCGCTCCGAAGGGCCTTTTACACCGCTTAGCGCTAACGGGACTGTCATATACCCCGGCCTGGACGGTGGCGCTGAATGGGGCGGGGCTGCCGCCGACCCGGAAGGCATCCTGTACCTGAACAGCAGCGAGATGGCCTGGCATATAGCACTGGGTTCTTCCGTTTCTGAAGAAGAACTGGCAAGCCTGAGCCTGGGGAAACGGATGTATACCTTAAACTGCACTCCCTGCCACGGGGCCGAACGGGAGGGAAACCCTTCCAGCGGTTTTCCCTCGCTGGTGGACATCAGCAGCCGACGGGAGAGGGAGCATGTGGCCAATGTAATTACGAAGGGGAAAGGCATGATGCCCGCCTTCAGCAAGCTTTCGGAAGAGGAGAAGAAGGCGCTGGTGGGGTTCCTATATGGGGAAGAGGAGGCGCAGCCGGTGATTACCAAAGAGCCGGGGCTGGAGAAGGAAGCGAACAAAAAGCTCCCCTACCAGATTTCCGGCTATACAAAGTTTCTGGACAGCAAAGGCTACCCGGCCGTTCGTCCGCCCTGGGGCACCCTGAACGCGATTGACCTGAACACGGGCGAATATGTCTGGAAGGTTCCATATGGAGAGTACCCCGAACTGATGGCCAAAGGCATTCCACAGACGGGTGCTGAAAGCTACGGCGGACCGGTGGTAACCGCCAGCGGCCTGTTGTTTATAGCCGGCACAAAAGACGGCAAGTTCAGGGCCTACGACAAGAAAACAGGAAAGCTGCTTTGGGAGACACAGCTTCCGGCAGCCGCTTTCGCCACGCCCAGCACCTACGAGGTAAACGGAAAGCAGTATGTGGTCATAGCCTGTGGCGGCACCAAGTTAGGCGCAGCAGGTGGAGACAGCTATGTAGCTTTTGCCCTGCCGGAGGTAGATTAG
- a CDS encoding DUF488 domain-containing protein, protein MFYRRKLVLALLQLFEGNLERTRLHKLLFLVSQQQVKKEYDFIPYKFGCFSFSVQADMETMVRKGIMAEEETAIMKVDRVDYIKQLRDADQKLLLNIKALYGKMGHKSLTKHTYINFPYYAINSEILTDILPVEDVSRVHEARPASDATILFTIGYEGISLEEYLNRLIRHDVKVLVDVRKNPLSQKFGFSKAQLRKYCENVGIHYVHFPEVGIDSSQRQELNSQADYDKLFSIYKSKNLSSTVSVQENIVDLLSKYKRVALTCFEANICQCHRMHLAEAVAGRPKSSFPINHI, encoded by the coding sequence ATGTTCTATAGACGAAAATTAGTTCTTGCTTTGCTCCAACTGTTTGAGGGAAATTTAGAAAGGACACGCTTACATAAGCTCTTATTCTTAGTTAGCCAGCAGCAAGTAAAAAAGGAGTATGACTTCATACCATACAAGTTCGGCTGTTTCTCCTTTTCTGTCCAAGCTGACATGGAGACGATGGTAAGGAAGGGTATAATGGCAGAGGAAGAAACAGCAATAATGAAGGTAGACCGAGTTGATTATATAAAACAACTGCGGGACGCTGACCAGAAGCTGTTATTAAATATTAAGGCTCTATATGGTAAGATGGGGCACAAGTCCCTAACCAAGCACACCTATATAAACTTCCCATACTACGCAATCAACAGCGAGATACTGACAGACATATTACCCGTAGAAGATGTGAGCCGGGTCCATGAAGCAAGACCTGCGAGTGACGCCACAATCTTGTTCACAATTGGTTATGAAGGTATCTCCTTAGAAGAATACCTGAACAGGCTTATCAGACATGACGTTAAGGTCCTTGTCGATGTGCGCAAAAACCCTCTAAGCCAGAAGTTCGGCTTCTCGAAAGCACAACTGCGCAAGTACTGTGAGAATGTGGGAATACATTACGTTCACTTTCCGGAAGTTGGTATTGATTCCAGCCAGCGGCAAGAGCTGAACAGTCAAGCGGACTACGACAAACTCTTCTCCATATACAAAAGTAAAAATCTAAGTAGTACTGTATCAGTTCAGGAAAATATAGTAGATTTACTATCAAAGTATAAAAGAGTGGCGTTAACCTGTTTTGAGGCTAACATTTGCCAGTGCCATCGCATGCATCTGGCGGAAGCCGTAGCGGGGAGACCTAAGTCCTCATTTCCAATCAACCACATATAG
- a CDS encoding GIY-YIG nuclease family protein — translation MPFYTYILYSEKLDRYYIGSCQDMEVRLEQHNAGRNKSTKAGVPWVLKHTETFEARSTATQRETQIKNKKSRKYIEWLINSAG, via the coding sequence ATGCCCTTCTATACCTACATCCTCTACTCCGAAAAGCTCGATCGCTACTATATTGGCAGTTGCCAGGATATGGAAGTTCGTTTAGAGCAACACAATGCGGGCAGAAACAAATCAACAAAAGCCGGTGTCCCCTGGGTGTTGAAACACACCGAAACATTCGAAGCCCGATCTACCGCCACGCAGCGCGAGACTCAAATAAAGAACAAGAAGAGCCGCAAGTATATAGAATGGCTGATTAACTCAGCCGGATAA